The following are from one region of the Cystobacter fuscus DSM 2262 genome:
- a CDS encoding serine/threonine-protein kinase translates to MQKNDSQSNPEFTSAYMKEVDAPPPGRRRIPPSLAARYTDIHLAGEGAMGVVYRAVDPRLGRTVALKLLKNDNPALIQRFLAEARSQARLEHEHVCGVYEAGLAEDEPYIVMQYIDGPPLSRVRERMTLAQQVKLLQEVATAVHEAHRLGMIHRDLKPGNILVEQHGDGTWKPYVVDFGLARQVAEQGMTQTGEILGTPAYMSPEQANGDVRQLDRRSDVYSLGATLYDVIAGRPPYVSEHPWRLLLISTMEEPPPLGQVKPGVPKNLETIVMKCLERDPARRYDSARALAEDLGHCLDGGPIQAKPASWGERLRKTMRRHKLLTGVLGALLLGVLGVGAVWVGAQRRAAEQARLARELGESVKEMELFLRAAYGLPLHDVERERDVVRARLGEIAQHLHASGDAGLGPAHTALGLGQLALGEPTRAREHLEKALAAGYTSANLEYALGRALGELYRRALEETRRITQPRERQRRVALLDTSLRQPALLHLRAAMGTRLEVPEYVEGLIALYEGRHDEAIAKAKMAFGKAPWMYEPKKLEGDALYAEGSKYRHDAAFDYEKMKGYFARAAEAYRVAAEMGSSDPSIHWAQCELWEKQGWADYSRELPPGPAFETAEAACGRAVRSSSRDGGAVVQRALVLLARAFVSGTNIPGGALPLVEEALESAEAQRNARPQDVMSHYAVAQALYLRVRLLEGQGGEVSLEPAIAAYQRVLSLEPGFTWAHNELGDVYLQEARRIGARGGEAAALLEKAVAQYTRALELDPGFALPVGGLLDAAATRLEAEIARKREAPEALQALSQALVQLEKSGATPWVLALWKARASRLRAHHELVLGRDSRPVLASLFEVIRAAAGESPTDPWLLEELVLGRVLESENERLHGRDPAVALERGRALVRQLGEVDGARATETCELATRLSSVLARECQRFSNPSQASFP, encoded by the coding sequence GTGCAGAAGAATGACAGTCAAAGCAATCCCGAGTTCACCTCGGCCTACATGAAGGAAGTGGACGCGCCCCCGCCCGGACGCCGGAGGATTCCCCCGTCCCTGGCCGCGCGCTACACGGACATCCACCTGGCGGGTGAGGGCGCGATGGGGGTTGTCTACCGGGCGGTGGATCCACGGTTGGGCCGCACCGTCGCGCTGAAGTTGCTCAAGAATGACAATCCCGCGCTCATCCAGCGGTTCCTCGCGGAGGCGCGTTCCCAGGCGCGCCTCGAGCATGAGCACGTGTGTGGGGTGTACGAGGCCGGGCTGGCGGAGGACGAGCCGTACATCGTGATGCAGTACATCGATGGGCCGCCGCTGTCGCGCGTGCGCGAGCGCATGACGCTCGCGCAGCAGGTGAAGCTGCTCCAGGAGGTCGCCACGGCGGTGCACGAGGCTCACCGCCTGGGGATGATCCATCGGGATCTCAAGCCGGGGAACATCCTCGTCGAGCAGCACGGGGATGGGACGTGGAAGCCCTACGTCGTGGACTTCGGCCTGGCGCGCCAGGTCGCCGAGCAGGGGATGACCCAGACGGGAGAGATCCTCGGGACGCCGGCCTACATGTCGCCCGAGCAGGCCAATGGAGACGTGCGCCAGCTGGACCGCCGCTCGGACGTGTACTCGCTGGGGGCCACGCTGTACGACGTGATCGCCGGACGGCCGCCCTATGTCTCGGAGCACCCGTGGCGGCTGCTCTTGATCTCCACCATGGAGGAGCCCCCCCCACTGGGGCAGGTGAAGCCGGGCGTTCCGAAGAACCTCGAGACCATCGTGATGAAGTGTCTCGAGCGGGACCCGGCGCGCCGCTATGACTCCGCGCGGGCGCTCGCGGAGGATCTGGGGCACTGCCTGGACGGCGGGCCCATCCAGGCGAAGCCGGCCTCCTGGGGAGAGCGCCTCCGGAAGACGATGCGCAGGCACAAGCTGCTCACGGGGGTGCTCGGGGCCCTCTTGTTGGGGGTGCTCGGGGTGGGCGCCGTCTGGGTGGGGGCCCAGCGGCGCGCGGCGGAGCAGGCGCGGCTCGCCCGGGAGCTGGGCGAGAGCGTGAAGGAGATGGAGCTGTTCCTGCGCGCGGCGTACGGGCTGCCGCTCCATGACGTGGAGCGGGAGCGGGACGTGGTGCGCGCCCGGCTCGGGGAGATCGCGCAGCACCTGCACGCCTCGGGCGACGCCGGACTGGGGCCCGCGCACACGGCGCTCGGCTTGGGGCAGCTCGCGCTGGGCGAGCCCACGCGGGCCCGGGAGCACCTGGAAAAGGCGCTCGCGGCCGGGTACACGTCGGCGAACCTCGAGTATGCGCTGGGGCGGGCGCTCGGAGAGCTGTACCGGCGCGCCCTGGAGGAGACCCGGCGCATCACCCAGCCGCGGGAGCGGCAGCGGAGGGTGGCGCTGCTGGACACCTCCCTGCGCCAGCCGGCGCTCCTGCACCTGCGGGCGGCCATGGGGACACGGCTCGAGGTGCCCGAGTACGTGGAGGGGCTGATCGCGCTGTACGAGGGCCGCCACGACGAGGCGATCGCCAAGGCGAAGATGGCTTTCGGCAAGGCGCCCTGGATGTACGAGCCGAAGAAGCTCGAGGGTGATGCGCTGTATGCCGAGGGCAGCAAGTACCGGCATGACGCGGCGTTCGACTACGAGAAGATGAAGGGTTATTTCGCACGGGCCGCGGAGGCGTACCGGGTGGCGGCGGAGATGGGCAGCAGCGATCCGTCCATCCACTGGGCGCAGTGCGAGCTGTGGGAGAAGCAGGGGTGGGCGGACTACTCGCGAGAGCTCCCGCCCGGTCCCGCGTTCGAGACCGCCGAGGCGGCATGTGGCCGCGCGGTGCGCTCGAGCTCGAGGGATGGAGGCGCCGTGGTGCAGCGGGCGCTCGTGCTCCTGGCGCGGGCCTTCGTGAGTGGCACCAACATCCCGGGGGGCGCGCTCCCCCTGGTGGAGGAAGCGCTCGAGAGCGCCGAGGCGCAACGGAACGCTCGCCCCCAGGATGTCATGTCCCACTACGCCGTGGCTCAAGCCCTCTACCTTCGGGTCCGGCTCCTGGAGGGGCAGGGCGGTGAGGTGTCCCTGGAGCCGGCCATCGCGGCGTACCAGCGGGTGCTGTCCCTGGAGCCGGGCTTCACCTGGGCCCACAACGAGCTGGGGGACGTGTACCTCCAGGAGGCCAGGCGGATCGGCGCGCGGGGAGGGGAGGCGGCAGCGCTGCTGGAAAAGGCGGTGGCGCAGTACACGCGGGCCCTGGAGCTCGATCCCGGCTTCGCCCTGCCCGTGGGCGGTCTGCTGGATGCCGCGGCGACCCGGCTGGAGGCGGAGATCGCCCGGAAGCGAGAGGCGCCCGAGGCGCTCCAGGCGCTCTCCCAGGCGCTGGTCCAGCTGGAGAAGTCAGGCGCCACCCCGTGGGTCCTCGCGCTGTGGAAGGCGCGCGCGTCCCGGCTGCGTGCCCACCATGAGCTGGTGCTGGGCAGGGACTCCCGTCCGGTGTTGGCGTCGCTCTTCGAGGTGATTCGCGCGGCCGCGGGGGAGTCGCCGACAGACCCCTGGCTGTTGGAGGAACTGGTCCTGGGCCGTGTCCTCGAGTCAGAGAACGAGCGGCTTCATGGGCGGGATCCGGCGGTGGCCCTGGAGCGGGGGCGGGCCCTGGTGCGGCAGCTGGGCGAGGTGGATGGAGCGCGGGCCACGGAGACCTGCGAGTTGGCGACCCGATTGAGTTCTGTCCTGGCCCGGGAGTGTCAGCGTTTCTCGAACCCGTCCCAGGCGTCTTTCCCTTAG
- a CDS encoding CHAT domain-containing tetratricopeptide repeat protein encodes MSQVVGWMMVVMLCGAADDGGTVEETPEARQQEAQADYDAAMKQRDAGEYAKARTQAEHALMLREAEPGSSRSQVADALDLLGDLHRLQGDLVQAESLLQRARGLREQILGKSHTDVALSDYHLATLYLDQGLYGRAETFFLRALALREAALDKNHLDVATSLHGLADLYRAQGRYGDAEPLYERALELREAALGDSHPDVATSLHGLAALYSAQGLYEQAESLYERALLIQEAVLGKGHPDIATSLHGLAALYSAQGRYDQAEPLVQRAFGIRALAPGDNHPQLAASLNALAALYIAQGRYGDAEPHVQRALKIQEATLGKGHPDVATSLHALATLYSVKRMYDQAEPHLLDALRIRKDALGEKHPDVATSLHALATFYLSQGMYERAEPLLIRALELREDVLGDSHPDVATSLHALATLYLGQGLLKKVEPLFKRVLKIQEDTLGASHPDFATSLHGLATLYARQGRYDWAGPLYQRVLELREAQPGGSQLHVATSLHALATLYVNQGLYDQAEPLLLRALEIRKTALGDSHPDFATSLEDLARLRLAQHRLADALPLYTRAFSISEQRLRKEALDSSESRLTRFLHQLRASEEALYALLRAHPEDADVRHLALSAVLLLKGRSAEETAHISRTLSHSLNAEDRYTLDKLRSLRAQLVSRSLVGPGSLSSENYQQELKDLTEKGDALEAELAKRSASLRALAALPPPSQIVEHVAASLPKDGALVEFIAYEDSSLLLPSGTPRVKSASQLRYLALVLFPDASTRAVDLGPAEPIDKEASSLRDALAQRNPDFQGTALKLYQSAFQPLLPLLGSTRRILLSPEGQLGLVPFAALHDGRGILLDSFDFTYLTSGRELLPRPQESIPSPFVFVLADPSFSAPVAVASSSSPPSSPPSDALERFFSSSRPLLGRGFPALPGTRLEAEGILRQLPQAQLFLGPEATKERLLHLPTPGILHLATHGFFINSDLSALNSRDVVDPLAPPLSLPSSQQAPLLKSGIVLGGPPTTDPSRTDTILVTALELAGLDLWGTQLVILSACDTGRGEIHLGQGIYGLRRALVVAGAETVVMSLWSVNDDATRLLMDAYYRNLLQGQGRASALREAMRSLRASHPHPYYWAPFIALGSDAPLRAITPSEQSKPTP; translated from the coding sequence ATGAGTCAGGTTGTGGGATGGATGATGGTCGTGATGCTTTGTGGTGCGGCGGACGACGGGGGCACCGTCGAGGAGACTCCAGAGGCGCGGCAGCAGGAAGCGCAGGCGGACTATGACGCGGCAATGAAGCAAAGGGACGCGGGCGAGTATGCCAAGGCCCGTACACAGGCTGAGCATGCACTCATGCTCCGGGAGGCCGAGCCCGGAAGTTCGCGTTCCCAGGTCGCCGACGCCCTGGACCTGCTCGGGGATCTCCACCGGCTTCAAGGAGACCTGGTCCAGGCCGAGTCACTCTTGCAGCGCGCGCGCGGCCTTCGGGAGCAGATTCTCGGCAAGAGCCACACCGACGTCGCCCTCTCGGACTACCACCTCGCCACTCTCTATCTGGACCAGGGGCTGTACGGCCGGGCCGAGACCTTCTTCCTGCGCGCGCTCGCGCTCCGGGAAGCCGCGCTCGACAAGAACCACCTCGACGTCGCCACCTCGCTCCACGGCCTCGCCGACCTCTACAGAGCCCAGGGACGCTACGGCGACGCCGAGCCCCTCTATGAGCGTGCGCTCGAGTTGCGGGAGGCCGCGCTCGGTGACAGCCACCCCGACGTCGCCACCTCGCTCCATGGCCTCGCCGCCCTCTACAGCGCCCAGGGACTCTATGAGCAGGCCGAGTCCCTCTATGAACGTGCGCTCTTGATCCAAGAGGCCGTGCTCGGCAAGGGTCACCCCGACATCGCCACCTCGCTCCACGGCCTCGCCGCCCTCTACAGCGCCCAGGGACGCTATGACCAGGCCGAGCCCCTCGTGCAGCGTGCGTTCGGCATACGGGCGCTCGCCCCCGGCGACAACCACCCTCAGCTTGCCGCCTCTCTCAACGCCCTCGCCGCTCTCTACATCGCCCAGGGACGCTACGGCGACGCCGAGCCCCACGTGCAGCGCGCGCTGAAGATCCAGGAGGCCACGCTCGGCAAGGGTCACCCCGACGTCGCCACCTCGCTCCACGCCCTCGCCACCCTCTACAGCGTCAAGAGGATGTACGACCAGGCCGAGCCCCACTTGCTTGACGCGCTCAGGATCCGGAAAGACGCGCTCGGCGAGAAACACCCCGACGTCGCCACCTCGCTCCACGCCCTCGCCACGTTCTATCTGAGCCAGGGGATGTACGAGCGGGCCGAGCCCCTCTTGATTCGCGCGCTCGAGCTGCGGGAAGACGTGCTCGGTGACAGCCACCCCGACGTCGCCACCTCTCTCCACGCTCTCGCCACCCTCTATCTGGGCCAGGGATTGCTCAAAAAGGTCGAGCCCCTCTTCAAGCGCGTGTTGAAGATCCAGGAGGACACGCTCGGTGCCAGTCACCCCGATTTCGCCACCTCGCTCCACGGCCTCGCCACCCTCTACGCGCGCCAGGGGCGGTACGACTGGGCCGGACCTCTCTACCAGCGTGTGCTCGAGTTACGCGAGGCCCAGCCGGGCGGCAGCCAGCTCCACGTCGCCACCTCGCTCCACGCCCTCGCCACCCTCTACGTGAACCAGGGGCTGTATGACCAGGCCGAGCCCCTCTTGCTTCGCGCGCTCGAGATACGGAAGACCGCGCTCGGTGACAGCCACCCCGATTTCGCCACCTCGCTCGAGGATCTCGCCCGGCTCCGCCTGGCCCAGCATCGCCTCGCCGACGCCCTGCCGCTCTACACCCGCGCGTTCTCCATTTCAGAGCAACGCCTGCGGAAGGAGGCGCTCGACTCCTCCGAATCGCGTCTCACCCGCTTTCTCCACCAGCTACGTGCCTCCGAGGAGGCGCTCTACGCCCTGTTACGCGCACACCCAGAGGACGCCGACGTGCGGCATCTGGCCCTCAGCGCCGTGTTGCTGCTCAAGGGCCGCTCCGCCGAGGAGACTGCCCACATCTCCCGCACCCTCAGCCATAGCCTGAACGCCGAGGACCGCTACACCCTCGACAAGCTCAGGAGCCTGCGCGCCCAACTGGTGTCCCGCTCGCTCGTCGGCCCCGGCTCCCTGTCCTCCGAGAACTACCAACAGGAACTCAAGGACCTGACCGAGAAAGGCGACGCGCTGGAAGCGGAACTCGCCAAGCGCTCCGCGTCCCTGCGCGCCCTGGCCGCGCTGCCCCCTCCCTCCCAGATCGTCGAGCACGTCGCCGCGTCCCTCCCCAAGGACGGCGCGCTCGTCGAGTTCATCGCCTACGAGGACAGTTCCCTGCTCCTCCCTTCCGGCACGCCGCGTGTGAAGAGCGCCAGTCAGTTGCGCTATCTGGCGTTGGTGCTCTTCCCCGATGCCTCCACCAGGGCCGTGGACCTGGGTCCCGCGGAGCCCATCGATAAAGAAGCCTCGAGCTTGCGCGACGCCCTGGCCCAGCGGAACCCTGACTTTCAGGGCACCGCCCTTAAGCTCTACCAGAGTGCCTTCCAACCCCTGCTGCCTCTGCTGGGTTCCACCCGCCGCATCCTGTTGTCCCCCGAAGGCCAGTTGGGCCTCGTCCCTTTCGCCGCCCTCCACGACGGCCGGGGCATCCTCCTGGACTCCTTCGACTTCACGTATCTCACCTCGGGCCGCGAGTTGCTGCCTCGTCCCCAGGAGAGCATTCCCTCCCCCTTCGTCTTCGTCCTCGCCGATCCCTCCTTCTCGGCGCCCGTCGCCGTCGCGTCTTCCAGCTCTCCTCCGTCCTCCCCTCCCTCCGACGCGCTCGAGCGCTTCTTCTCCTCCTCGCGCCCGCTGCTGGGACGCGGCTTCCCGGCGCTGCCGGGCACGCGGCTGGAAGCCGAGGGGATTCTGCGCCAGTTGCCCCAGGCGCAACTGTTCCTCGGCCCCGAGGCCACCAAGGAGCGACTGCTGCACCTGCCCACCCCGGGCATCCTCCACCTGGCCACCCATGGTTTCTTCATCAACAGTGATCTCTCCGCCTTGAACTCCCGCGACGTCGTGGATCCGTTGGCGCCTCCCTTGAGCCTTCCCTCATCCCAGCAGGCACCGTTGCTCAAATCGGGTATCGTCCTGGGCGGACCGCCCACCACGGATCCGAGTCGTACCGACACCATCCTGGTCACGGCGCTGGAATTGGCCGGGCTCGACCTCTGGGGCACCCAACTCGTGATCCTCTCCGCCTGTGACACGGGTCGCGGAGAGATCCACCTGGGCCAGGGCATCTACGGCCTGCGCCGCGCCCTGGTGGTGGCCGGGGCCGAGACGGTGGTCATGAGCCTGTGGAGTGTGAACGACGACGCCACGCGCCTGCTCATGGACGCCTACTACCGCAACCTCCTGCAGGGCCAGGGCCGCGCCTCCGCGTTGCGCGAGGCCATGCGCTCGTTACGCGCTTCCCATCCCCATCCCTACTACTGGGCCCCCTTCATCGCCCTGGGTAGCGATGCCCCCCTGCGGGCCATCACTCCCTCCGAGCAGAGCAAGCCAACGCCCTAG
- a CDS encoding terpene synthase family protein — protein sequence MKIDTQRAAIEFRFPFPRDLSPDIEQAQRHSIEWARQMGLATTDTALRFLEAWNWGRLTGHCLPTARGANLDLATDWMTWGFLYDDQFAGPLGNQPARVARITENMIGVLHATSATPGDDACARGITDILQRLSTKMSPAWMARFRDDLKWFFIGVLRMTTYRNHLSQIDTRTAFEIRRLDISMDAVIDLIEVAEGFEVPEALFGTTQIQDLRQCVIDIVILQNDVFSLPKDRHQQEVNVILAMERSENLTTPQALERISALVDEKVQHFLSVKAGMPALYETLGLDATDRARMDRYVHCLELMIHGCVYSHAECVRYSTRSEHTQPIAGRGFIQDLHLDAGIDRAQALIRTTQG from the coding sequence GTGAAGATTGACACCCAGCGCGCCGCGATCGAGTTCCGCTTTCCGTTCCCTCGCGACCTCAGCCCCGACATCGAACAGGCCCAGCGTCACAGCATCGAATGGGCCCGCCAGATGGGCCTGGCCACCACCGACACCGCGCTCCGGTTTCTGGAGGCGTGGAACTGGGGACGTCTCACCGGTCACTGTCTGCCCACCGCGCGCGGTGCCAACCTGGACCTGGCCACGGATTGGATGACCTGGGGGTTCCTCTACGATGACCAGTTCGCCGGCCCCCTCGGCAACCAGCCGGCTCGGGTGGCGCGAATCACCGAGAACATGATTGGCGTGCTCCACGCCACGTCCGCGACCCCGGGGGACGACGCCTGCGCGCGCGGCATCACGGACATCCTCCAGCGGCTCTCCACGAAGATGTCCCCGGCCTGGATGGCCCGCTTCCGCGACGACCTGAAGTGGTTCTTCATCGGGGTGCTGCGGATGACCACCTACCGCAACCACCTCAGCCAGATCGACACGCGGACCGCGTTCGAGATCCGTCGCCTCGACATCAGCATGGACGCCGTGATCGATCTCATCGAGGTCGCGGAGGGGTTCGAGGTGCCCGAGGCGCTCTTTGGCACCACGCAGATCCAGGACCTGCGCCAGTGCGTCATCGACATCGTCATCCTGCAGAACGATGTCTTCTCCCTGCCCAAGGACCGGCACCAGCAGGAAGTCAACGTGATCCTCGCCATGGAGCGCTCGGAGAACCTCACCACGCCCCAGGCCCTGGAGCGCATCTCCGCCCTGGTCGACGAGAAGGTGCAGCACTTCCTCTCCGTCAAGGCTGGAATGCCCGCCCTCTACGAGACCCTCGGGCTCGATGCCACCGACCGTGCCCGCATGGACCGGTACGTCCACTGCCTCGAGCTCATGATCCACGGCTGCGTCTATTCACATGCCGAGTGCGTTCGTTACTCCACCCGGTCCGAGCACACCCAGCCCATCGCGGGCCGCGGCTTCATCCAGGACCTGCACCTGGACGCCGGTATCGATCGGGCGCAAGCGCTCATCCGAACGACCCAGGGGTGA
- a CDS encoding glycosyltransferase translates to MKLTVLVLGTRGDVQPFIALAIALQRRGHEVRVATSRGFADMVAHSGVRYVPVSADYEEWFQSEEGIRWMAGSDNTAKFMRMLAGEGVGIDSRLKPRMHRELLAACEGTDAIVANLVIEDSAACIAEKLGVPFIPGYTMPMLPTSEFPSPFLSARELPLRAMNRLTHSLLETLYWQGQKRLINAWRAELGLPPTAISMREKLWRAGTPILHCYSSHLVPRPSDWSAANVITGPWMMPPDVRVNAGGVPSPELIRWLDEGPPPIYLGYWRLPSMDKEGMLRLAIEVANTLGVRFAIGASWSAEEIAALRVPASIFITRSVDHDWLFARCSATVHHGGAGTTAATLRAGLPTVICSICNDQPFWGNRVTALGVGYSMPFKQLTAARLTQALRHIQDGAVRDRANRLGELMRREDGTATAVRIIEERLPGAPLLS, encoded by the coding sequence ATGAAGCTCACCGTGTTGGTATTGGGCACCCGTGGGGACGTGCAGCCCTTCATCGCGCTGGCGATCGCCTTGCAGCGTCGCGGTCACGAAGTCCGCGTCGCCACGTCCCGCGGCTTCGCCGACATGGTCGCGCACAGCGGTGTCCGGTATGTCCCCGTCTCGGCGGATTACGAGGAATGGTTCCAGTCGGAGGAGGGCATCCGGTGGATGGCCGGCTCCGACAACACCGCGAAGTTCATGCGGATGCTGGCCGGGGAAGGGGTGGGGATCGACAGCAGGCTCAAGCCTCGGATGCACCGCGAACTCCTGGCCGCTTGCGAGGGCACCGACGCCATCGTCGCGAACCTGGTGATCGAGGACAGCGCCGCCTGCATCGCGGAGAAGCTCGGGGTGCCCTTCATTCCCGGCTACACCATGCCGATGCTGCCGACGTCGGAGTTCCCCAGCCCGTTCCTCTCCGCGCGCGAGCTGCCGCTGCGCGCGATGAATCGGCTCACGCACTCTCTTCTCGAGACGTTGTACTGGCAGGGACAGAAGCGCCTCATCAATGCCTGGCGCGCGGAGCTCGGGCTGCCGCCCACGGCCATCTCGATGCGGGAGAAGCTGTGGCGCGCCGGAACGCCGATCCTTCATTGCTACAGCAGTCACCTCGTCCCGCGCCCGTCCGATTGGAGCGCCGCGAATGTCATCACCGGCCCCTGGATGATGCCCCCGGACGTTCGCGTCAACGCGGGCGGCGTCCCCTCGCCGGAACTCATCCGCTGGCTGGATGAGGGGCCACCGCCCATCTACCTGGGTTACTGGCGGCTGCCTTCGATGGACAAGGAGGGGATGCTGCGTCTGGCGATCGAGGTCGCGAACACGCTGGGTGTCCGCTTCGCCATCGGAGCGAGCTGGAGCGCGGAGGAGATCGCGGCGCTCCGAGTGCCCGCGAGCATTTTCATCACGCGATCCGTGGACCATGACTGGCTGTTCGCGCGCTGCAGCGCGACCGTCCACCACGGCGGCGCGGGCACCACCGCGGCCACGCTGCGTGCCGGGCTGCCGACGGTCATCTGCTCGATCTGCAATGATCAGCCCTTCTGGGGCAACCGGGTGACGGCGCTCGGGGTCGGCTACAGCATGCCGTTCAAGCAGCTCACCGCGGCGAGGCTCACCCAGGCGCTGCGCCACATCCAGGACGGCGCGGTGCGTGACCGGGCGAACAGGCTGGGAGAGCTGATGCGGCGGGAGGATGGCACCGCCACGGCGGTCCGCATCATCGAGGAGCGCCTGCCGGGCGCCCCTCTGCTCTCTTGA
- a CDS encoding cytochrome P450, producing the protein MDTVTPPPDAAIAPEVPGGLPLLGHALRLLRLPIAYLQSLREFGDIVQLRIGSSPVYVVTSPEYIHQVLVTHADSFERGRVFDKATAAIGKGLIVSNGTFHRQQRKLLQPGFHRPRIHGYMEIIHRQAEAQIAGWSPGARISLRQEMHRLTLNAVTRTLFGANTEESLATEIGDYIDAANSWVGLHTVLPGHIFEKLPMPINRAFARKKARFDEIINTFIDSRRADGRDQGDLLSALLASQDDETGKGMSDEQLRMEIAGLFVAGSETTATALSWLFHEVGRHPEVEARIHAEVDTVLGGRPVTAEDLPRLQYIQNVVSETLRRYPIAWLLMRRATRDVNLAGTLLPAGAEVIVSPMMVHRNPRLYPEPLRFDPDRWLPERARELPRHAFLPFGDGKHKCIGDYFARTEMVIAVATIAARWRLVPVPGHRVWEVPRSVLRPNQVLMTAVPRSATPPPQELQ; encoded by the coding sequence ATGGACACCGTGACCCCTCCGCCCGATGCCGCCATCGCCCCAGAGGTGCCAGGTGGGTTGCCGCTGCTTGGCCATGCGCTCCGGCTGCTGCGCTTGCCTATTGCTTATCTGCAGTCGTTGCGTGAGTTCGGTGACATCGTCCAGCTCCGCATCGGCTCCTCGCCCGTGTATGTGGTCACCTCCCCTGAGTACATTCATCAGGTGCTCGTCACTCACGCCGACAGCTTCGAGCGAGGGCGCGTCTTCGACAAGGCGACGGCCGCGATCGGCAAGGGGCTCATCGTCTCCAACGGAACTTTCCACCGGCAGCAGCGAAAGCTCCTGCAGCCGGGGTTCCACCGGCCGCGCATCCACGGCTACATGGAGATCATCCATCGGCAAGCCGAAGCGCAGATCGCCGGGTGGTCGCCAGGGGCCCGCATCTCGCTGCGCCAGGAGATGCATCGTCTGACGCTCAATGCCGTCACCCGGACGCTGTTCGGCGCGAACACCGAGGAGAGCCTCGCCACGGAGATCGGCGACTACATCGACGCCGCCAACTCCTGGGTGGGTCTCCACACCGTGCTCCCCGGCCACATCTTCGAGAAGCTGCCAATGCCAATCAACCGGGCCTTCGCGCGAAAGAAGGCCCGCTTCGACGAGATCATCAATACGTTCATCGACTCGCGGCGCGCGGATGGCCGCGACCAGGGGGATCTGCTGTCCGCGTTGTTGGCGTCACAGGATGACGAGACCGGCAAGGGGATGAGCGATGAACAGCTCCGGATGGAGATCGCCGGCCTGTTCGTCGCCGGATCCGAGACCACGGCGACCGCGTTGAGCTGGCTCTTCCACGAAGTGGGACGCCACCCCGAGGTGGAAGCGCGGATCCACGCCGAGGTGGACACCGTGCTGGGGGGCAGGCCCGTCACCGCGGAGGATCTGCCCCGGTTGCAGTACATCCAGAACGTGGTCTCCGAGACGCTGCGTCGCTACCCGATCGCCTGGCTGCTGATGCGGCGCGCCACCCGTGACGTGAATCTGGCGGGTACCCTCCTGCCGGCCGGGGCCGAGGTCATCGTCAGCCCGATGATGGTGCACCGCAACCCACGTCTCTACCCCGAGCCGTTGCGGTTCGACCCCGACCGGTGGCTGCCGGAGCGGGCGCGGGAGCTTCCGCGCCACGCCTTCCTCCCCTTCGGAGACGGCAAGCACAAGTGCATCGGTGACTACTTCGCCCGCACCGAGATGGTGATCGCCGTCGCCACCATCGCCGCCCGGTGGCGGCTCGTTCCGGTGCCCGGTCACCGCGTCTGGGAGGTCCCCCGCTCGGTCTTGCGGCCCAACCAGGTCCTGATGACCGCCGTTCCCCGTTCCGCCACACCCCCCCCGCAGGAGCTCCAGTGA
- a CDS encoding class I SAM-dependent methyltransferase, giving the protein MSLRDYDNISPTARLVAEMRRHSDIPFAEEIATRMGSAELVREMLGGDAPAPELLSWMAPTIEARYKCLETALKAAGIKQVVELGSGFAFRGDAMNRTTPLRYIETDLPEMHETRLRLRDELRRDGVLPAQEHVVFTSLNAVAPGDGAVLEQHLVPGEPVAVVHEGLLQYFTRDEKRATALLVAGLLKRHGGVWLTPDFELSDDGSRERWTHPHFARIFSVIARSTQRNLRDEAFTRVDEVKDFFSKLGFRVTPRAQIDGTFALSSAERVGTTPEQLDILRRSRILWELRLD; this is encoded by the coding sequence ATGAGCCTTCGCGATTACGACAACATCAGCCCCACGGCCAGGCTGGTCGCCGAGATGCGGCGCCATTCCGACATTCCCTTCGCCGAGGAAATCGCCACGCGCATGGGTTCCGCGGAGCTGGTGCGGGAGATGCTGGGCGGAGACGCCCCCGCGCCCGAGCTGCTGAGCTGGATGGCTCCGACGATCGAAGCCCGCTACAAGTGCCTGGAGACGGCCCTCAAGGCGGCTGGCATCAAGCAGGTCGTGGAACTGGGGAGCGGCTTCGCGTTCCGTGGCGACGCCATGAACCGCACCACTCCCCTGCGCTATATCGAAACAGACCTCCCCGAGATGCACGAAACCCGGCTGCGCCTGCGCGACGAGCTGCGGCGGGACGGCGTGCTCCCGGCCCAGGAGCACGTGGTCTTCACGTCCTTGAACGCGGTGGCTCCTGGCGACGGCGCCGTCCTGGAGCAGCACCTCGTCCCGGGCGAGCCGGTGGCCGTGGTTCACGAGGGGCTGCTCCAATACTTCACCCGGGACGAGAAGCGCGCGACGGCCCTGCTGGTCGCCGGGCTCCTGAAGCGCCACGGCGGCGTCTGGCTGACCCCGGACTTCGAGCTGAGCGACGACGGATCACGGGAGCGCTGGACCCATCCCCACTTCGCACGAATCTTCTCGGTGATCGCCCGCTCCACTCAGCGCAACCTGCGCGACGAGGCCTTCACCCGCGTGGACGAGGTGAAGGACTTCTTCTCGAAGCTGGGCTTCCGCGTCACGCCCCGTGCGCAGATCGACGGCACCTTCGCGCTCTCCTCCGCGGAGCGCGTCGGCACGACCCCGGAGCAACTCGACATCCTGCGCCGCAGCCGCATCCTGTGGGAGCTGCGTCTGGACTGA